One genomic region from Curtobacterium sp. 9128 encodes:
- a CDS encoding TetR/AcrR family transcriptional regulator, whose translation MGDAAGQGRRALIVEAAAGEFDRHGYATASIAGIARAGGVGQGALHHHFPTKLSIAHAVIDEQNARTFAAMDFTDASPVGSLIRASRAIADLLMHDLVVRAGIRLSLEHGVLAGATSSFYEQWIAGVVDVFRLGVASGEVGQELSPEQLGATVVPYFTGVQLVANVRSGRQDLLPAVATMWQVLVLASVERAHRERLLALVDESFA comes from the coding sequence GTGGGAGACGCGGCAGGCCAGGGGCGACGTGCGCTGATCGTCGAGGCCGCCGCCGGCGAGTTCGACCGACACGGGTACGCGACTGCCAGCATCGCGGGGATCGCCCGAGCGGGCGGCGTCGGCCAGGGTGCGCTCCACCACCACTTCCCGACGAAGCTGTCGATCGCGCACGCGGTCATCGACGAGCAGAACGCCCGGACCTTCGCGGCGATGGACTTCACCGATGCGTCGCCGGTCGGCTCACTCATCCGGGCCTCCCGAGCCATCGCCGACCTGCTCATGCACGACCTGGTCGTCCGCGCGGGGATCCGGCTGTCGTTGGAGCACGGTGTACTGGCCGGTGCGACCTCGAGCTTCTACGAGCAGTGGATCGCCGGGGTCGTCGATGTATTCCGCCTCGGGGTCGCGAGCGGTGAGGTCGGGCAGGAGCTCTCGCCGGAACAGCTCGGCGCGACCGTGGTGCCGTACTTCACCGGCGTGCAGCTCGTCGCGAACGTCCGCTCCGGTCGGCAGGACCTGCTCCCTGCGGTGGCGACGATGTGGCAGGTGCTCGTCCTCGCGTCAGTGGAGCGGGCGCACCGGGAGCGGCTGCTGGCCCTCGTCGACGAGTCGTTCGCCTGA
- a CDS encoding SDR family oxidoreductase yields the protein MSDIIIFGGHGKVALLATRILSERGHHVTSVIRNPDQADEIRSHGGDPKVADIQELTLSGFEDLVRGQDAVVWSAGAGGGSVDRTWAIDRDAAVLSVQAAKRAGVERYVMVSWAGSVLDHGVPQDNDFFAYAQSKMIADAVVRDSGLEWTIVAPSTLTDDEPTGRIDWDGDSSKVSRGDVAQVVADVLDNGGTAGSTYRFNSGATAIAEFLHADQA from the coding sequence ATGAGCGACATCATCATCTTCGGCGGCCACGGCAAGGTCGCACTCCTCGCGACGCGCATCCTCAGCGAGCGCGGCCACCACGTCACGTCCGTCATCCGGAACCCCGACCAGGCCGACGAGATCCGTTCCCACGGCGGCGACCCGAAGGTGGCCGACATCCAGGAGCTGACGTTGTCGGGCTTCGAGGACCTGGTCCGCGGGCAGGACGCCGTGGTGTGGTCCGCCGGTGCCGGCGGGGGATCGGTCGACCGGACCTGGGCGATCGACCGCGATGCGGCAGTGCTGTCCGTGCAGGCTGCCAAGCGCGCGGGTGTCGAACGCTACGTGATGGTCTCGTGGGCAGGTTCCGTGCTCGACCACGGGGTGCCGCAGGACAACGACTTCTTCGCGTACGCGCAGTCCAAGATGATCGCCGACGCGGTGGTCCGTGACTCCGGCCTCGAGTGGACGATCGTCGCGCCGAGCACGCTCACCGACGACGAACCGACCGGTCGCATCGACTGGGACGGCGACTCGTCGAAGGTGTCGCGTGGCGACGTCGCGCAGGTCGTCGCGGACGTCCTCGACAACGGTGGGACCGCGGGCAGCACCTACCGCTTCAACAGCGGCGCGACCGCCATCGCCGAGTTCCTGCACGCCGACCAGGCCTGA